A section of the Candidatus Binatia bacterium genome encodes:
- the fmt gene encoding methionyl-tRNA formyltransferase produces the protein MRIVLVGQAAFAAEVLERLLQEGHEVVAVYCPPDTAPDKPDPVKTRAVSRGIPVRQHASLKSPAVREEWERLRPDLAVLAYVTQIVPPEVFRIPRLGSICFHPSLLPKYRGGSAIPWQIIKGETKTGVTVFWVDEGIDTGPILLQKEAVIDPDDTAASLYFNKLFPLGVEAVVEAVRLIDGGNAPRVPQDESQATYDPLCRDEHAQVDWSRPVAEVYNLIRGCDPQPGAYNRFRGDKLRYFDARRGEDLPDVPPGTVMEVGPRGLVIAGVGGTIVVRRLRFGTGPKQPAQDLAREIALTPGHRF, from the coding sequence ATGCGGATCGTACTTGTTGGCCAAGCTGCCTTTGCCGCGGAGGTGCTCGAGCGTCTCCTCCAGGAGGGGCACGAGGTGGTGGCCGTGTACTGCCCCCCGGATACCGCCCCGGATAAGCCCGACCCGGTGAAAACTCGCGCCGTCTCGCGGGGTATTCCGGTGCGGCAACATGCTTCGTTAAAGAGTCCAGCCGTCCGCGAGGAGTGGGAGCGGCTTCGGCCCGACCTTGCTGTGCTGGCCTATGTGACCCAAATCGTTCCTCCGGAGGTTTTCCGCATACCCCGCCTTGGTAGCATTTGCTTTCACCCGTCCTTGTTACCGAAGTACAGGGGCGGCAGCGCGATCCCCTGGCAGATTATCAAAGGGGAGACCAAAACCGGGGTAACGGTATTCTGGGTGGATGAAGGGATCGACACAGGCCCCATCCTTCTGCAGAAAGAGGCGGTCATTGACCCCGACGACACGGCCGCCTCGCTGTATTTCAACAAGTTGTTCCCGCTCGGCGTGGAGGCGGTGGTCGAGGCGGTGCGTTTGATCGATGGCGGGAATGCCCCACGCGTTCCGCAAGACGAGTCGCAAGCAACGTACGACCCACTGTGTCGGGACGAACACGCGCAGGTAGATTGGTCGAGGCCAGTGGCCGAGGTGTATAATTTAATTCGGGGCTGCGATCCTCAGCCTGGGGCGTACAACCGATTTCGGGGGGACAAGTTGCGCTACTTCGATGCGCGACGCGGGGAGGATCTGCCGGACGTTCCACCCGGTACGGTCATGGAGGTCGGCCCGCGAGGTTTGGTCATCGCTGGGGTCGGCGGGACTATCGTCGTGAGGCGACTGCGCTTCGGTACCGGCCCAAAACAACCGGCCCAAGATCTGGCGAGAGAGATTGCTCTCACTCCCGGGCATCGTTTCTAA
- a CDS encoding carboxymethylenebutenolidase: MEISSSMVSVPVNGESMPAHLAEPRGAGPYPGVIVVMEAFGLNQHIKNVADRLAREGYVALAPDLYHRVSPNTVVGYDNLPEAIRLLTSLRDDDIVRDMNAAISFLQKLPEVQRERIGVTGFCMGGRVTFLIACLNPSVRAAVPFYGGGIGSVMQPSDKTPKAPLEYADRLQGAMLLFFGEADPFIPMEEVRRIEARLKELGKQAEVVVYPGAPHGFFCEERDSYRPDAAADAWRRLLDFFAKHLKG, from the coding sequence ATGGAAATATCGAGTTCAATGGTTTCGGTTCCGGTGAACGGCGAAAGCATGCCCGCACACTTGGCCGAGCCCCGCGGAGCCGGTCCTTACCCGGGCGTGATCGTGGTCATGGAAGCCTTTGGCTTGAACCAGCATATCAAGAATGTGGCGGATCGGCTCGCCAGGGAAGGCTACGTAGCCCTGGCCCCGGACCTCTATCACCGGGTGTCGCCAAATACGGTGGTCGGTTACGACAACCTTCCCGAGGCGATTCGGTTACTCACGAGTCTGCGAGACGACGACATCGTGCGCGACATGAATGCCGCGATTTCCTTTTTGCAAAAACTGCCCGAGGTCCAGCGGGAACGCATTGGGGTCACGGGTTTTTGCATGGGTGGGCGCGTGACGTTTCTTATTGCCTGCTTGAACCCCAGCGTCCGTGCAGCCGTGCCGTTTTATGGCGGCGGCATCGGCAGCGTCATGCAACCGAGCGACAAAACCCCCAAAGCGCCTTTGGAGTATGCTGACCGCTTGCAAGGCGCCATGCTGCTGTTCTTTGGAGAAGCCGATCCTTTTATTCCCATGGAGGAGGTCCGGCGAATCGAGGCACGCCTCAAGGAGCTCGGTAAGCAAGCCGAGGTGGTCGTGTACCCCGGAGCACCGCACGGGTTCTTTTGTGAGGAGCGCGACTCGTATCGGCCCGATGCTGCGGCGGATGCATGGCGGCGCCTGTTGGATTTCTTCGCAAAGCACTTGAAGGGCTGA
- a CDS encoding IclR family transcriptional regulator — MRRDKTNYVIQSVSHALDVLEQFTGNQEELGVTELSKRLKLHKNNVFRILATLEARGYIEQNKVTENYRLGVRCLALGQRYLSQAGLLKPARPILERLADTAGETAVLGVVREGRVVALDAAECRHVVRVVPRIGEPAPLHCTAMGKVALAFGDHVLRESLPEPLPGFTEHTQTSKEKLFAELERVAELGYAMERSEFVSDVTAVATPVRDYTGLLVAALALTGPTHRMDERRLRDQIIPSLTSATRELSGRLGFEPKK; from the coding sequence GTGCGACGCGACAAGACGAACTACGTGATCCAGTCCGTTTCTCACGCCCTCGATGTCTTGGAGCAGTTCACTGGGAACCAGGAGGAGCTCGGAGTTACTGAGCTCAGCAAACGGCTCAAGCTGCACAAGAACAACGTATTCCGCATCCTCGCCACCTTGGAAGCTCGTGGCTACATCGAGCAAAACAAAGTCACGGAGAACTATCGGCTGGGCGTGCGGTGCCTGGCCCTGGGGCAACGGTACCTGAGCCAGGCCGGCTTATTGAAGCCGGCCCGGCCCATTTTAGAGCGGCTCGCCGACACCGCCGGAGAGACCGCCGTGTTAGGCGTGGTTCGTGAGGGAAGGGTCGTCGCGCTCGACGCCGCAGAGTGCCGGCACGTGGTGCGAGTCGTGCCCCGCATTGGCGAGCCTGCACCTTTGCACTGCACAGCCATGGGGAAGGTCGCCCTGGCGTTCGGGGATCACGTTCTTCGGGAAAGCTTGCCGGAACCCTTGCCCGGGTTCACGGAACACACGCAAACCAGCAAAGAGAAGTTGTTCGCGGAGCTCGAACGAGTTGCCGAGCTCGGGTACGCAATGGAACGGAGCGAGTTCGTTTCCGACGTCACTGCGGTGGCCACACCGGTGCGGGACTACACGGGCTTATTGGTTGCGGCACTCGCACTCACTGGCCCGACTCATCGCATGGACGAGCGCCGTCTCCGCGACCAGATCATCCCTTCGCTAACGAGTGCGACCCGCGAGCTTTCGGGCCGACTGGGCTTCGAGCCCAAGAAGTGA
- the etfB1 gene encoding electron transfer flavoprotein subunit beta: MKILVTVKRVPDPNATIKVKPDGSGIVTDNLKYVVNPFDEIAIEESLRIKEKGGGAEVVLVSVGAKVAQEQLRTGLAMGADRAILVVAEQELDPLGVARILQKIADQEKPDLILMGKQAIDDDANQTGQMLAALLNWPQATFASKKESLESEAEKSGLPGIQLSNGKATVVREVDGGLETLEIPLPAVVTVDLRLNIPRYASLPGIMKARKKELKEIPVAELGVDVTPKLRVLRLDPPPKRKAGRKVSSVQELVHLLHTEAKVI, encoded by the coding sequence GTGAAGATTCTCGTTACCGTTAAGCGGGTACCCGACCCGAATGCCACGATTAAAGTCAAGCCAGACGGCTCAGGCATTGTCACCGACAACTTGAAGTACGTAGTCAACCCGTTCGACGAGATTGCCATCGAGGAGTCGCTCCGGATCAAAGAAAAAGGTGGCGGTGCGGAAGTTGTGCTGGTGAGCGTTGGCGCCAAAGTCGCTCAAGAACAACTGCGCACGGGTTTGGCCATGGGTGCGGATCGAGCGATCCTTGTCGTCGCGGAACAGGAACTCGATCCTTTGGGCGTGGCCCGAATTCTGCAGAAAATCGCTGACCAGGAAAAGCCGGATTTGATCCTCATGGGAAAGCAAGCCATTGACGATGATGCGAACCAGACGGGGCAAATGTTGGCGGCGCTGCTGAACTGGCCGCAAGCCACGTTCGCTTCGAAAAAAGAAAGCCTGGAGTCGGAAGCAGAAAAGAGCGGGCTCCCTGGCATCCAGTTGAGTAACGGCAAGGCTACCGTTGTCCGCGAAGTGGACGGCGGCCTGGAAACCCTCGAAATCCCGTTGCCGGCTGTGGTCACTGTCGATCTTCGGCTGAACATCCCACGCTATGCTTCGCTGCCAGGAATCATGAAAGCCCGCAAAAAAGAGTTGAAAGAAATTCCCGTGGCTGAGCTGGGCGTGGACGTCACCCCGAAGCTCCGAGTGCTTCGGCTCGATCCCCCGCCCAAACGCAAGGCGGGAAGAAAGGTCAGCTCGGTCCAGGAACTCGTGCACCTCTTGCACACCGAGGCAAAGGTCATCTGA
- the etfA gene encoding electron transfer flavoprotein subunit alpha: MGNVLVFAEHHHGKLVKPTFVAIQAGKTLAAKTGSQCQAVILGQGIDGLAGELAEYGVQQVYALEHEAFAHYTADAHAAALAQLVRDKGVETLLATSTAVGKDLLPRVAGLLGVGMASDVLSFNDDGTMTRPMYAGNAVATVRLESSPRVVSVRSTAFDAASKDAQKAPVEKVSVSLDASAQRMKFVEFSETKSDRPVLTEARIVVSGGRALKSGENFKTILEPLCDVLGAAMGASRAAVDAGFVPNDLQVGQTGKVVAPELYIAVGISGAIQHLAGMKDSKVIVAINKDEEAPIFQVADYGLVADLFKAVPELTEEIKKLKSS; encoded by the coding sequence ATGGGCAACGTTTTGGTTTTTGCAGAGCATCATCACGGCAAGCTAGTGAAACCAACTTTTGTGGCCATCCAAGCCGGGAAAACCTTGGCCGCAAAGACAGGCAGCCAATGCCAAGCCGTCATTTTGGGTCAGGGCATTGACGGCCTCGCCGGAGAGCTTGCCGAATACGGAGTGCAACAGGTCTATGCCTTGGAACACGAGGCGTTTGCTCACTACACCGCGGACGCTCACGCGGCCGCACTGGCGCAACTCGTTCGCGATAAGGGCGTGGAAACCCTGCTGGCCACATCCACCGCAGTCGGCAAAGATCTACTCCCTCGTGTGGCTGGGCTCCTGGGTGTCGGCATGGCGAGCGATGTGCTGTCGTTCAACGATGACGGCACGATGACGCGCCCCATGTACGCCGGGAACGCAGTGGCCACAGTCCGCCTCGAAAGTAGCCCGCGTGTGGTGAGTGTCCGCTCCACCGCGTTCGATGCGGCAAGCAAGGATGCACAAAAGGCGCCGGTGGAAAAGGTCAGCGTTAGCCTGGACGCCAGCGCCCAACGCATGAAATTCGTGGAGTTCAGCGAGACCAAATCCGACCGGCCGGTCCTTACCGAAGCTCGGATCGTGGTCTCGGGCGGACGGGCGCTCAAGTCGGGCGAGAACTTCAAAACCATTCTGGAGCCACTTTGCGATGTGTTGGGAGCGGCGATGGGTGCGAGCCGCGCGGCGGTGGACGCCGGGTTTGTGCCGAACGATTTGCAGGTGGGTCAAACCGGCAAGGTCGTTGCCCCCGAGCTCTATATCGCCGTGGGCATTTCCGGAGCGATCCAGCACCTCGCAGGCATGAAAGACTCCAAGGTGATTGTTGCCATCAACAAGGATGAAGAAGCCCCAATCTTTCAAGTGGCGGACTACGGGTTAGTCGCGGATCTGTTCAAGGCTGTGCCCGAGCTGACCGAGGAGATCAAGAAGCTAAAGTCCTCTTGA
- a CDS encoding acetyl-CoA carboxylase carboxyltransferase subunit — MAIAPSKAKEHHKQAQLKLAPVAPTLDDPLAESSQSAETRPAGLYEEALSQGEELRRRPYTAAGVLQIIRQHAKGRMTVWERIDVLQDKGVQPIVLFQNWGRNLDGASIVTAILKIRGRDVALYGHDFTVRAGSMDATNGRKLANLIYLAGNKGIPLIGMNDSAGAFVPAGVGGLDGYAEAFTALRKISGVVPSIMCMFGFNAGGGAYLPRQGSFMIQPANTFFGLTGPGVVKSALGEDVTPDDLGGPKVHGASGVTDITVADEVAALRTAQRLLSYLPDSNRVSPPFQPTSDPVDRRTVEIDTLLRKAFNSPTGFNTPFDSSIIIQQVCDHGDYFELQPDRARNAITAFGRLGGHVVGFVANNSAVASGQIDIDAAYKIARFVRFCSIYNIPVIFMEDTTGFLPGRDQESRGIVQAGRAMLDAIIDLRTPRILLILRNAFGGAYAAFNSYATGADVVLALPTTRVAVMGTAGKEYTYKKELQQVRAAAAKMAEEGTLQRIEAGMSPEDARKEAEKEATEWLRSQEAEFNRRYEKELMNPREALSLGSISEIVMPTDLRWVLWRNLQFLLDHYQPGPWQSVQREFH, encoded by the coding sequence ATGGCGATAGCCCCGTCCAAGGCAAAGGAGCATCACAAGCAAGCCCAACTGAAGCTCGCACCCGTTGCGCCGACGCTCGACGATCCACTGGCGGAGTCTTCGCAATCCGCCGAAACACGCCCCGCCGGGTTGTACGAGGAGGCGCTGAGCCAGGGCGAAGAGTTACGCCGCCGGCCGTACACGGCCGCTGGAGTGCTGCAAATCATCCGCCAGCACGCAAAGGGCCGAATGACGGTTTGGGAGCGTATTGACGTTCTCCAGGACAAGGGCGTGCAGCCGATTGTGCTGTTCCAGAACTGGGGGCGCAATCTCGACGGTGCCTCGATTGTCACTGCCATCTTGAAAATCCGGGGACGTGACGTTGCCTTGTATGGCCACGACTTCACCGTGCGTGCCGGCTCTATGGACGCCACCAACGGCCGGAAGCTTGCGAATTTGATCTATCTAGCCGGCAACAAAGGTATCCCGTTGATCGGCATGAACGACAGCGCGGGAGCGTTCGTTCCGGCTGGCGTGGGGGGCCTCGACGGGTATGCGGAGGCGTTTACGGCTCTGCGCAAGATCAGCGGCGTTGTGCCGAGCATCATGTGCATGTTCGGCTTCAACGCTGGCGGTGGGGCGTATCTGCCGCGCCAGGGTAGTTTCATGATCCAGCCTGCAAACACATTCTTTGGACTCACTGGTCCAGGGGTGGTGAAGAGCGCTCTGGGCGAGGACGTAACGCCCGACGACTTGGGTGGGCCGAAAGTTCACGGGGCGAGCGGCGTTACGGACATCACTGTGGCCGACGAGGTCGCAGCTTTGCGCACAGCGCAGCGGCTACTCAGCTATTTGCCCGACTCCAACCGCGTCAGCCCGCCTTTTCAGCCGACCAGCGACCCGGTTGACCGCCGTACAGTGGAAATCGACACGCTTTTGCGCAAGGCCTTCAATTCACCGACCGGCTTCAATACTCCCTTCGACTCCTCGATCATCATCCAGCAAGTGTGCGACCACGGGGACTATTTCGAGCTTCAACCGGACCGTGCCCGGAACGCCATTACGGCGTTTGGCCGACTCGGCGGGCACGTGGTGGGATTCGTGGCCAACAACAGTGCGGTCGCCAGTGGCCAAATCGACATTGACGCGGCATACAAGATCGCCCGCTTCGTGCGCTTTTGCAGCATTTACAATATTCCCGTGATTTTCATGGAGGACACGACTGGGTTCTTGCCCGGCCGTGATCAGGAAAGTCGCGGCATCGTTCAGGCGGGTCGCGCCATGCTCGATGCCATCATTGATTTGCGTACCCCGCGCATTTTGTTGATTTTGCGCAACGCGTTTGGGGGCGCGTATGCCGCCTTCAACTCGTACGCCACCGGAGCCGACGTGGTGCTGGCTCTTCCGACCACGCGGGTTGCCGTGATGGGGACGGCCGGAAAGGAATACACATACAAGAAGGAGCTCCAACAAGTCCGTGCCGCGGCAGCCAAGATGGCGGAAGAAGGGACTCTGCAACGTATCGAGGCTGGGATGTCGCCGGAAGATGCGCGCAAAGAAGCCGAGAAAGAAGCCACCGAATGGCTACGCAGCCAAGAAGCCGAGTTCAACCGCCGCTACGAAAAAGAGCTCATGAACCCGCGCGAGGCGCTGAGCCTCGGTTCCATTTCCGAAATCGTGATGCCTACGGACCTCCGCTGGGTCCTCTGGCGCAACTTACAGTTCTTGTTGGATCACTACCAACCTGGTCCGTGGCAATCCGTGCAGAGGGAGTTTCACTGA
- a CDS encoding biotin carboxylase produces the protein MLQPTPTEQSEYYNPLVHRDRRLSLSPSPWVRSFSCEDMRILIVCRGPIRKEAIDVFREMGVAKVGMLLSERDSIVFPRALSPELRIMDPKCVHPVPDYTGATKEEREERIRQIIQICKEHGYEYVFAGYGFMAEDAHFVRSLEEAGIKFIGPGSYTQEAAGAKDEAKRTAIENRVSVTPGINNATARLLLRKYPTREALAQVVQQYGLDVPQVRSAKLRLEELADLVLDAAYRKHMDLYTIDELAEHIQLEAEALLKEYPGRRFRLKAIGGGGGKGQRIFSDPKVVPSLVREVLAEVKATGVGDNKNMLIELNIESTRHNEIQMVGNGEWCITLGGRDCSLQMHEQKLVEVSITVEGLQQAIAEAKAKGDHKKAAILETDLAVLQRMEAEAERFGKAVKLDSASTFECIVEGDRHYFMEVNTRIQVEHRVSELCYALRFTNPEDPDDYFDVHSLVECMALIARHKQRLPRPTRVQREMAAIEVRLNATDRALQPAAGGVIMSWSDPIPGEIRDDQGICIKNPDTGLFMRYRLAGAYDSNIALLLSTGRDRRESFERIAEVLRCTTLRGSDLFTNREFLYGVVMWFLARDVWAKPTTKFVVPYLTAVGELAQEANNIDLDHAFQRIAAHFVDTHGAAGGKEAATAARQVIELKETLLERPIQALFEEPHFLSAWLSQHRSDFEYVGDGIRWLRNPVDILADTYHLLHLDDRPDEPAAHRIWDHDQALLEKARGFYAKLSARPGVPKEWPALDTLLQQPEPALGFSPEVWQRIRAAHAGHQAGLEILSLLPLIARTTGFYDLRLAEDLTVVIPDRLLDPQHQEAMRKVLVPPPVAASDEIVAAMGGTLYHQESPGMPPFVEKGSHFERGDPLYIIEVMKMFNKVYAPFSGTVLEVLVPESGVVVRKGQPLFKVRPDEEIVHEDPEARAQRRREHTETYLARLLP, from the coding sequence ATGTTGCAGCCAACCCCAACAGAGCAAAGCGAATATTACAATCCGCTGGTCCATCGGGATCGGCGTTTGAGTCTATCCCCTTCCCCCTGGGTACGTTCGTTTTCTTGCGAGGACATGCGCATCCTCATCGTCTGCCGCGGACCGATTCGCAAGGAAGCCATCGACGTCTTCCGCGAGATGGGAGTAGCGAAGGTGGGCATGCTGCTCTCCGAGCGCGACAGCATCGTGTTTCCACGAGCGTTGTCGCCCGAACTTCGGATCATGGACCCGAAATGCGTGCACCCCGTGCCGGATTACACCGGCGCGACCAAAGAAGAGCGCGAAGAACGCATCCGGCAAATCATCCAAATTTGCAAGGAGCATGGGTACGAGTACGTGTTTGCCGGCTACGGCTTCATGGCCGAAGACGCTCACTTCGTGCGCTCTCTCGAAGAGGCCGGGATCAAGTTCATCGGCCCGGGATCGTACACACAAGAAGCGGCCGGGGCCAAAGATGAGGCGAAGCGCACGGCGATCGAGAATCGCGTGTCCGTCACTCCCGGGATCAACAACGCAACCGCGCGTCTTCTGCTGCGCAAATATCCAACCCGGGAAGCATTGGCCCAGGTGGTCCAGCAGTATGGGCTCGACGTGCCTCAAGTGCGCTCGGCCAAGCTCCGTTTGGAGGAGCTGGCCGATCTGGTGCTCGATGCAGCATACCGCAAACACATGGATCTCTACACCATCGATGAGCTTGCCGAGCACATCCAGCTCGAGGCCGAAGCCTTACTGAAGGAATATCCTGGCCGCCGTTTCCGCCTGAAGGCCATTGGGGGCGGCGGGGGTAAGGGTCAACGGATTTTTTCGGATCCCAAGGTGGTGCCGAGCTTAGTCCGCGAGGTGCTGGCCGAAGTCAAAGCCACCGGCGTGGGCGACAACAAAAACATGCTCATCGAGCTCAACATCGAGAGCACGCGCCACAACGAAATCCAAATGGTGGGTAACGGCGAATGGTGCATCACCTTGGGCGGGCGCGACTGTTCTTTGCAAATGCACGAGCAAAAGCTCGTCGAGGTTTCGATCACAGTCGAAGGCCTCCAGCAAGCGATCGCAGAAGCCAAGGCTAAGGGCGATCACAAAAAGGCAGCCATTTTGGAGACAGACCTCGCCGTCCTGCAGCGCATGGAAGCGGAAGCAGAGCGGTTCGGGAAAGCGGTCAAGCTCGACTCCGCGTCGACCTTCGAGTGTATCGTGGAAGGCGACCGCCATTACTTCATGGAGGTCAACACCCGCATTCAAGTCGAGCATCGGGTTTCCGAACTCTGCTACGCGTTGCGATTCACCAATCCGGAGGACCCCGACGACTACTTCGACGTCCACTCTCTGGTGGAATGCATGGCGCTCATTGCCCGGCACAAGCAGCGGCTGCCACGGCCCACGCGGGTACAACGGGAGATGGCTGCAATTGAAGTGCGGCTCAACGCCACTGACCGCGCGTTACAGCCTGCGGCTGGTGGTGTGATCATGTCCTGGTCCGATCCGATTCCCGGGGAGATCCGCGACGACCAGGGGATTTGTATCAAGAATCCCGACACGGGTTTGTTCATGCGCTACCGGCTGGCCGGTGCTTACGACTCCAATATCGCGTTACTGTTGTCCACCGGACGGGACCGCCGCGAAAGTTTCGAGCGCATCGCTGAGGTTCTTCGGTGTACCACGCTGCGGGGAAGCGATTTGTTTACCAACCGCGAGTTTCTTTACGGGGTCGTGATGTGGTTTTTGGCGCGCGACGTGTGGGCCAAACCAACCACAAAGTTTGTGGTGCCCTATTTGACCGCGGTGGGTGAGTTGGCGCAAGAAGCCAACAACATCGATCTCGACCACGCCTTCCAGCGGATTGCAGCTCATTTCGTGGACACGCACGGGGCCGCGGGTGGAAAGGAAGCCGCAACCGCAGCACGCCAAGTCATCGAACTCAAGGAGACCCTACTCGAACGTCCGATTCAAGCTTTGTTCGAAGAACCGCACTTTTTGTCGGCCTGGTTGAGCCAGCACCGATCGGATTTCGAGTACGTCGGAGACGGCATCCGCTGGTTACGCAATCCAGTAGATATTCTTGCCGACACCTACCATTTGCTCCACCTCGACGATCGCCCCGATGAACCGGCCGCCCATCGCATCTGGGATCACGATCAAGCTTTGCTCGAAAAAGCCCGGGGCTTTTATGCAAAGCTTTCAGCCCGGCCCGGCGTACCGAAGGAATGGCCAGCCCTCGACACCCTCTTGCAGCAACCGGAACCGGCCCTCGGGTTCAGCCCAGAGGTGTGGCAGCGTATTCGCGCCGCTCATGCCGGCCACCAAGCCGGTCTCGAGATTCTTTCGCTCCTTCCACTGATTGCTCGCACCACTGGCTTCTACGACCTGCGGTTGGCGGAGGATCTTACCGTCGTCATCCCGGATCGTTTACTCGATCCCCAGCACCAAGAAGCCATGCGGAAAGTGCTTGTTCCTCCTCCGGTCGCAGCGTCGGACGAAATCGTTGCGGCCATGGGCGGCACCTTGTACCACCAAGAATCTCCCGGCATGCCGCCGTTTGTCGAGAAGGGCAGCCACTTCGAGCGCGGCGATCCGCTCTACATCATCGAGGTGATGAAGATGTTCAACAAGGTTTATGCGCCGTTTTCGGGCACGGTTTTGGAGGTCCTCGTTCCCGAAAGTGGAGTGGTCGTGCGCAAGGGGCAGCCGTTGTTCAAAGTACGTCCGGACGAGGAAATTGTTCACGAGGATCCAGAAGCACGCGCCCAGCGGCGGCGCGAACACACGGAAACTTACCTCGCCCGCCTTCTTCCTTAG
- the speA gene encoding biosynthetic arginine decarboxylase, whose translation MNLRVRENGAVIRGWTVRDSIELYNVAAWGAGFFTVNAKGHVEVRPQGESGPAIDLLELVEDLQRRGLRTPMLIRFSDILAARVRGLCAAFERAMREYGYEGQYRGVYPIKVNQQRHVVEEIVQYGAPMKVGLEAGSKPELLIALAILDTPGALIICNGYKDRTYIETALLAQRLGRTPIIVIDRAHEVELVVRTARELGIRPNIGVRAKLTTKGAGKWVESTGDRSKFGLTAVEIVEAVEKLRAEGMLDCLQLLHFHIGSQITAIRAHKDALKEAAMIFVGLHQMGAQPRFIDVGGGLGVDYDGSQTNFHSSMNYTVQEYANDVVATIQEACDGKGLPHPDIITESGRAMTAHHSVLIFDVLGVHEMISGQPPEPVSESDPRVIQNLAEVYETISQKNVLEAYHDILQLKEEATSLFTLGFLDLRERARVERLFWDCCEKILRIVRELPYVPEELEPLEKGLADTYYGNFSVFQSAPDHWAVKQLFPVMPIHRLDEKPTRRGVFADLTCDSDGKIDRFIDPRDVRDVLELHSWNGEPYYIGVFLVGAYQEILGDLHNLFGDTDAVHVRLGSDGRYEVEHVVEGDAVTDVLRYVEYDKGALVERVRRTIEDAMRAGQISLEESARLRRHYEQGLQAYTYLTRE comes from the coding sequence ATGAACTTGCGGGTGCGTGAGAACGGAGCGGTGATTCGGGGATGGACGGTGCGGGATAGCATCGAGCTGTACAACGTCGCCGCATGGGGTGCGGGGTTTTTTACGGTGAACGCAAAGGGGCACGTGGAAGTGCGTCCCCAGGGGGAATCCGGTCCGGCAATCGACTTATTAGAGCTGGTGGAGGATTTACAGCGCCGTGGGTTGCGAACGCCGATGCTGATCCGGTTTTCCGACATTTTGGCCGCCCGCGTGCGGGGATTGTGTGCCGCTTTCGAGCGCGCCATGCGAGAATACGGCTACGAGGGGCAATACCGCGGCGTGTACCCGATCAAGGTGAATCAGCAGCGGCACGTGGTAGAGGAGATTGTCCAATACGGCGCACCGATGAAGGTGGGCCTAGAGGCGGGCAGCAAGCCGGAGCTGCTGATTGCGCTGGCCATTTTGGATACGCCCGGAGCGCTGATCATCTGCAACGGCTACAAGGATCGTACCTACATCGAGACGGCACTTTTAGCGCAGCGGCTTGGCCGTACGCCGATCATCGTCATCGACCGGGCGCACGAGGTGGAGCTCGTGGTACGCACCGCTCGCGAACTGGGAATTCGCCCGAACATCGGAGTGCGGGCAAAGCTCACCACGAAAGGGGCCGGGAAGTGGGTCGAGTCTACGGGTGACCGGTCGAAGTTCGGTCTGACTGCCGTGGAGATCGTGGAAGCGGTGGAGAAGCTGCGCGCGGAGGGCATGCTCGACTGCTTGCAGTTGCTGCACTTTCACATTGGTTCCCAAATCACAGCTATCCGCGCGCACAAAGACGCCTTGAAAGAAGCCGCCATGATCTTCGTTGGGCTGCACCAAATGGGTGCGCAGCCGCGCTTTATCGATGTGGGCGGCGGGCTCGGCGTAGACTACGACGGCTCGCAGACAAACTTCCACTCCTCGATGAACTACACGGTGCAGGAGTACGCGAATGATGTCGTAGCCACCATCCAGGAGGCTTGCGATGGGAAGGGCCTGCCGCACCCCGATATCATTACCGAGTCGGGGCGTGCGATGACGGCGCATCACTCGGTGCTGATTTTCGACGTCCTCGGGGTTCACGAGATGATTTCGGGCCAGCCACCTGAACCGGTGTCGGAAAGCGACCCGCGCGTGATCCAAAACTTGGCGGAAGTCTACGAGACCATTTCGCAGAAAAACGTGCTGGAGGCATACCACGACATTCTGCAGCTCAAAGAGGAAGCCACGAGTTTGTTCACGCTCGGTTTCTTGGACTTGCGGGAGCGAGCTCGCGTCGAGCGCTTGTTTTGGGACTGCTGCGAAAAAATTCTCCGCATCGTGCGAGAGCTGCCTTATGTGCCAGAGGAATTGGAGCCCTTGGAGAAAGGGCTGGCCGACACCTACTACGGCAACTTCTCGGTGTTTCAGTCGGCTCCGGATCACTGGGCGGTCAAACAACTGTTCCCGGTGATGCCGATCCACCGGCTCGACGAAAAGCCCACGCGCCGGGGGGTATTTGCCGACCTGACCTGCGATAGCGACGGCAAGATCGACCGGTTCATTGATCCCCGCGATGTGCGCGACGTGCTAGAGCTGCACTCGTGGAATGGGGAACCATACTACATCGGGGTGTTTTTGGTGGGGGCGTATCAAGAAATCCTGGGTGACTTGCACAACTTATTTGGCGACACCGATGCCGTGCATGTGCGCCTAGGGTCGGACGGGCGATACGAAGTCGAGCATGTCGTCGAAGGTGATGCCGTAACCGATGTCCTGCGTTACGTGGAGTACGATAAAGGGGCTTTGGTGGAACGAGTGCGGCGCACCATCGAAGACGCGATGCGCGCCGGGCAGATTAGCCTGGAAGAATCGGCACGCTTGCGGCGGCACTACGAGCAGGGACTGCAGGCGTATACATACTTGACGCGCGAATAG